The following are from one region of the Ruficoccus sp. ZRK36 genome:
- a CDS encoding ABC transporter permease: MATYSQWQLIRKRFSRHFLAVISLFILAVLYLTAIFADFIAPHSTGWGDVENIYAPPQPPRFSWEDGLYIEKLQRHRDPVSFKQYYTRTGEKVPLGFFAKGEPYKLWGLIPMERHLLGPKEYNADEDGKGTSFYFLGADQYGRDIFSRLILGSRISLSIGLVSIFVSFILGASIGGFSGYVGGRTDNFIQRLIEVINSFPHLPLWLALAAVVPGEWSPLRVYFAITVLMSILAWTGLARVVRGKILSLREEDYAVAARLLGASHPRVLFRHLLPGFTSHIIVTLSLGVPGMILAETTLSFLGLGLRPPVVSWGVMLQETMNMDVVANYPWLLLPVIVLIMTVMCFNFVGDGMRDAADPYSGR; the protein is encoded by the coding sequence ATTGCCACCTACTCGCAGTGGCAGTTGATCCGCAAGCGCTTCAGCCGTCACTTTCTGGCGGTGATCTCGCTGTTCATCCTGGCGGTGCTGTACCTGACGGCGATCTTCGCCGACTTTATCGCCCCGCACAGCACCGGCTGGGGCGATGTGGAGAACATCTATGCCCCACCGCAGCCGCCGCGCTTCAGTTGGGAAGATGGACTCTATATCGAAAAGCTCCAGCGTCACCGCGACCCGGTGAGCTTCAAGCAGTACTACACCCGTACCGGCGAGAAAGTGCCTTTGGGCTTCTTCGCCAAGGGCGAGCCGTACAAACTGTGGGGGCTGATCCCGATGGAGCGGCACTTGCTCGGCCCCAAGGAGTACAACGCCGATGAGGACGGCAAGGGCACAAGCTTCTACTTCCTGGGAGCGGACCAGTACGGTCGTGACATCTTCAGCCGGCTGATTCTGGGCTCGCGTATCAGCCTGTCCATTGGGCTCGTTTCGATCTTTGTGAGCTTCATCCTGGGGGCCTCGATCGGGGGCTTCTCCGGCTACGTCGGTGGGCGCACGGACAACTTTATCCAGCGCTTGATCGAGGTGATCAACTCCTTCCCGCACTTGCCGCTGTGGTTGGCTCTGGCCGCGGTGGTGCCCGGTGAGTGGTCCCCGCTGCGGGTCTACTTTGCCATCACGGTGCTGATGAGTATCCTGGCCTGGACGGGGCTGGCGCGCGTGGTGCGCGGTAAGATCCTGTCCCTGCGCGAGGAGGACTACGCGGTAGCTGCCCGCCTGTTGGGTGCGAGCCACCCGCGCGTGCTCTTCCGGCACCTGCTGCCGGGCTTCACCAGCCACATCATCGTGACCCTCTCCCTCGGTGTGCCGGGCATGATCCTGGCCGAGACGACCCTGAGCTTCCTCGGACTGGGGCTGCGCCCGCCGGTGGTCTCATGGGGCGTCATGCTCCAGGAAACCATGAATATGGACGTCGTCGCCAACTACCCGTGGCTGCTCTTACCGGTCATTGTGTTGATCATGACGGTGATGTGCTTTAACTTTGTGGGCGACGGCATGCGCGATGCGGCCGACCCGTACAGTGGCCGCTAA
- a CDS encoding ABC transporter ATP-binding protein, whose translation MSEPTLQTNPTAADQDVSLRIQGLRTCFPSEEGEVSAVNDVNLTLHRGKVLAIVGESGCGKSVTSFSILRLIRKPGRIANGKILYHPTGGEPVDILSLPEKSDRLYQIRGGDISMIFQEPMTALSPVHTVGNQICEAILLHQDVTKEEARRRAIEMLDKVGIPGADRRIDQYPHEMSGGMRQRVVIAMALVCNPDVLIADEPTTALDVTIQAQILQLIRDLQQERGTSVIFITHDLGVVAQIADEVAVMYLGRVVESGSVRQVLKNPLHPYTRGLLKSLPGMHGGRGGRLPAIKGSVPSLTQVPPGCPFHPRCEHALAGRCNTGGPPELESFPEGRQAACIRVNEILSQEQKDAR comes from the coding sequence ATGAGCGAACCGACCCTTCAAACCAACCCCACCGCCGCCGACCAGGATGTATCCCTGCGCATTCAGGGCCTGCGCACTTGCTTCCCCTCCGAAGAGGGCGAAGTCTCGGCCGTCAACGATGTAAACCTCACCCTGCACCGCGGCAAGGTGCTCGCCATCGTGGGCGAGTCCGGCTGTGGCAAGAGTGTGACCTCCTTCTCCATCCTGCGGCTCATCCGCAAGCCCGGCCGCATCGCCAACGGGAAAATCCTCTACCATCCGACCGGTGGCGAGCCGGTGGACATCCTCTCGCTGCCCGAAAAGTCTGACCGGCTTTACCAGATTCGCGGTGGTGACATCAGCATGATCTTCCAGGAGCCGATGACGGCCCTGAGCCCGGTGCATACGGTGGGCAACCAGATCTGCGAGGCCATCCTGCTGCACCAGGATGTGACCAAGGAAGAAGCCCGTCGCCGTGCGATTGAGATGCTCGACAAGGTTGGTATCCCCGGAGCCGACCGGCGCATCGACCAGTACCCGCATGAGATGAGCGGCGGCATGCGCCAGCGCGTGGTTATCGCCATGGCTCTGGTCTGCAACCCGGATGTGCTCATCGCCGATGAGCCCACCACCGCGCTCGACGTTACCATCCAGGCCCAGATTCTTCAGTTGATCAGAGACCTGCAGCAGGAGCGCGGTACCTCAGTCATTTTTATTACGCACGACCTCGGTGTGGTCGCCCAGATCGCCGACGAGGTCGCCGTCATGTACCTGGGGCGTGTGGTCGAGTCCGGCTCCGTCCGCCAGGTCCTGAAGAACCCTCTGCACCCCTACACCCGCGGTCTTTTAAAATCCCTGCCCGGCATGCACGGCGGGCGCGGCGGACGCCTGCCAGCCATTAAGGGCAGTGTGCCCTCGCTCACGCAGGTCCCGCCGGGATGCCCCTTCCACCCGCGCTGCGAGCACGCGCTGGCCGGACGCTGCAACACAGGAGGCCCGCCGGAGCTGGAGAGCTTCCCCGAAGGCCGCCAGGCCGCCTGTATCCGCGTAAACGAAATCCTCAGCCAAGAACAAAAGGACGCACGATGA
- a CDS encoding oligopeptide/dipeptide ABC transporter ATP-binding protein gives MNAPAPVAEPAAAPQGQPLLSVRNLCKYFPIYSRGFMRKQVGNVKAVDDVSFDLMPGQTLGLVGESGCGKTTCARSILRALKPTSGEVLLNLPDGSHYDLAQLEDSQLKPLRQQMQMIFQDPFASLNPRMTVGEIIAEPMRIHKLLHGSELDDRVESILIKVGLKPEHRHRYPHAFSGGQRQRIGIARALIMNPALVVADEAVSALDVSVQAQVINLLGDLQDEFNLTYIFVAHDLSVVRHLCDRVAVMYAGRIVELAPTDELFDDPQHPYTKALLGAVPYPDPDIPMAADLGGEVADTGKLPGGCSFHPRCKECFEPCDSITPELLDRPQSGQVACHLFDKK, from the coding sequence ATGAACGCCCCCGCCCCCGTGGCCGAACCGGCCGCCGCCCCTCAGGGCCAGCCCCTGCTCAGTGTCCGTAACCTGTGCAAATACTTTCCGATCTACAGCCGTGGCTTCATGCGCAAGCAGGTCGGCAACGTCAAGGCTGTCGACGACGTCAGCTTTGACCTCATGCCCGGCCAGACCCTCGGTCTCGTCGGTGAGTCCGGCTGTGGCAAGACCACCTGCGCCCGCTCAATCCTGCGCGCCCTCAAGCCCACCTCCGGTGAGGTCCTGCTCAACCTGCCCGATGGCTCCCACTACGATCTGGCCCAGCTAGAGGACAGCCAGCTCAAGCCCCTGCGTCAGCAGATGCAGATGATCTTCCAGGACCCCTTTGCCTCGCTGAACCCCCGCATGACCGTCGGTGAAATTATCGCCGAGCCCATGCGTATCCATAAGCTGCTACACGGCAGCGAGCTCGACGACCGCGTCGAGTCCATCCTCATCAAAGTCGGCCTCAAGCCCGAACACCGCCACCGCTACCCCCACGCTTTTAGTGGCGGCCAGCGACAGCGCATCGGTATCGCGCGCGCCCTCATCATGAACCCCGCGCTCGTCGTGGCCGACGAGGCCGTCTCCGCCCTCGACGTCTCCGTCCAGGCACAGGTCATTAACCTCCTCGGAGACCTGCAGGACGAGTTTAACCTCACCTACATCTTCGTCGCCCACGACCTCAGTGTCGTGCGCCATCTGTGCGACCGCGTCGCCGTCATGTACGCCGGGCGCATCGTGGAGCTCGCCCCCACCGATGAGCTCTTCGACGACCCCCAGCACCCATATACAAAAGCCCTCCTCGGCGCCGTCCCCTATCCCGACCCGGATATCCCCATGGCCGCCGACCTCGGCGGGGAAGTCGCCGATACCGGTAAACTTCCCGGCGGTTGCAGCTTCCACCCACGCTGTAAGGAATGCTTCGAGCCCTGCGACTCCATCACCCCAGAGCTCCTCGACCGACCCCAGTCAGGCCAAGTCGCTTGCCACCTCTTCGACAAAAAATAA
- a CDS encoding heparinase II/III family protein — translation MGDIQHGHPKLILTEERLDDLMDMEIDDPDLQRYLSMVLERADKIAGEPMLKYEIPDGKRLLKISRKCLDRVLTLGVAYRWTGDEKYRKALLDNLLTVCAFKDWNPSHFLDTAEMTEAVALGYDWLYHDMSEEDRETIRQAIITHGLEPGLASYSGQEKYGWWTNANHNWNLVCNAGMITGALAVADTDPQYAQVIIPAALESIPRALNQYGPDGAWAEGPGYWDYATKYVQFGISALVSATGTDYGLLDTPGLSETGRFPVASSGPTGRPLSYADCNGNGRLFPASAMFWHAGAYDDEFVANFEHSLLDNSTWMKPGLVIWYVPRPDKDIDNAPLDQKYRGPVELAFMRSAWNDPDALFVGVKAGDNKVNHAHLDLGNFELDALGVRWARDLGGDNYNMPGYFHGGADGPRWQYYRLNSQSHNVPLIDGKNQRPRGTASMVRFEAGDESSTEGDIPFVEIDLTDGYKGQVTSLKRGIALVGGRRAALVQDEFVLPKASTVSWGMTTEADIVYDKSTALLTQDGKQLQVRVLSPAGATFSVESAEQAPPQNPNKGIQRLMVHLPDQSDEVRLVVLLSPVWPDGNVIESWDIQPLADW, via the coding sequence ATGGGCGACATCCAGCACGGCCACCCGAAGCTCATCCTCACCGAAGAGCGACTGGATGATCTGATGGATATGGAGATCGATGACCCGGATCTCCAGCGCTACCTTTCTATGGTCCTGGAACGGGCCGACAAGATCGCGGGCGAGCCGATGCTCAAGTACGAGATCCCCGACGGCAAACGGCTGCTGAAGATCAGCCGCAAGTGCCTCGACCGCGTGCTCACGCTGGGCGTGGCCTACCGCTGGACGGGTGATGAAAAATACCGCAAGGCACTGCTGGACAACCTGCTCACCGTCTGCGCCTTTAAGGACTGGAATCCCTCGCACTTCCTCGACACGGCTGAGATGACCGAAGCGGTCGCCCTCGGCTATGACTGGCTCTACCACGACATGAGCGAAGAGGATCGCGAAACGATTCGCCAGGCCATCATCACACACGGGCTTGAGCCGGGCCTCGCCAGCTACTCCGGTCAGGAAAAATATGGCTGGTGGACGAATGCCAACCACAACTGGAATCTGGTCTGTAATGCAGGCATGATCACCGGCGCGCTCGCTGTCGCCGATACCGACCCGCAGTATGCCCAGGTCATCATCCCTGCTGCGCTGGAGTCGATCCCGCGCGCGCTCAACCAGTATGGGCCCGACGGTGCCTGGGCAGAAGGCCCCGGCTACTGGGACTATGCCACGAAGTATGTGCAGTTTGGCATCAGCGCTCTGGTGTCAGCAACGGGCACGGACTACGGCCTGCTCGACACTCCCGGACTGTCAGAGACGGGACGCTTCCCCGTAGCCAGCAGCGGCCCCACCGGCCGCCCGCTCTCCTACGCCGACTGTAACGGCAACGGACGCCTCTTCCCGGCTTCGGCCATGTTCTGGCATGCTGGCGCCTATGACGACGAGTTTGTCGCTAACTTCGAGCACTCATTGCTGGACAATTCCACCTGGATGAAACCCGGACTGGTCATCTGGTACGTCCCGCGCCCGGACAAGGACATTGATAACGCACCGCTCGACCAGAAGTACCGTGGCCCGGTGGAGCTGGCCTTTATGCGTAGCGCCTGGAACGATCCCGACGCGCTCTTCGTCGGCGTCAAAGCCGGGGACAACAAGGTCAACCACGCGCACCTCGACTTGGGTAACTTCGAGCTCGACGCGCTCGGCGTCCGCTGGGCTCGCGATCTGGGTGGTGACAACTACAACATGCCCGGCTACTTCCACGGTGGCGCCGACGGCCCCCGCTGGCAGTACTACCGCCTCAATTCCCAGAGCCACAACGTCCCCCTCATTGACGGTAAGAACCAACGTCCGCGCGGAACGGCCTCCATGGTCCGCTTTGAGGCTGGTGATGAAAGCAGCACCGAGGGCGACATCCCCTTTGTCGAGATCGACCTGACCGATGGTTATAAGGGGCAGGTAACCTCGCTCAAGCGCGGCATCGCGCTGGTCGGTGGCCGCCGGGCTGCTCTCGTCCAGGACGAGTTCGTCCTGCCTAAAGCCTCCACGGTTTCCTGGGGCATGACGACGGAGGCCGACATCGTTTACGACAAGTCGACCGCCCTGCTGACGCAGGATGGCAAACAGCTTCAGGTTCGTGTTCTCTCCCCCGCCGGTGCGACCTTCAGCGTCGAATCAGCAGAGCAGGCTCCTCCTCAGAATCCGAATAAGGGCATCCAGCGCCTGATGGTTCATCTGCCCGACCAGAGCGATGAGGTGCGCCTCGTGGTGCTGCTGTCCCCGGTCTGGCCGGACGGTAACGTCATTGAGTCCTGGGATATTCAGCCGCTTGCCGATTGGTAA
- a CDS encoding heparinase II/III family protein — protein sequence MPPKVLDYHLDDIDVVTSRSGWEDDDYVFSLKSGINNRNHGHLDAGAIALAYGNKWLLTTPGYGHGKRDGTGGYWDRTTGRRWTYFSPSTEGESTLLINGENQRFDNDARGTIENFVSENDWCWISVNLDEAYNDVTRVHRDVLHRRNAYLLVFDEVVTPEPATVEWLAQVLPEATFEGDRIEVASDIGELAIQALIPADAAFSVREHTVEHYDIYTTRLKTMAFKTEGTRQNFVVALFPNATGEQNPVQSIRTETGDNGETVVIVSGADWTDTVTYDSAGVQAVRTSADGKKTDSFKAASK from the coding sequence GTGCCGCCGAAAGTGCTCGACTACCATCTGGACGATATCGATGTGGTCACCTCGCGCAGTGGCTGGGAAGACGACGACTACGTCTTTAGCCTTAAGTCCGGTATCAACAACCGCAACCACGGGCACCTCGACGCTGGTGCCATCGCTCTGGCCTATGGCAATAAATGGCTGCTGACTACGCCCGGCTACGGCCATGGCAAGCGCGACGGTACCGGTGGCTACTGGGACCGCACAACCGGTCGCCGCTGGACTTATTTCTCCCCGAGTACAGAGGGCGAGTCCACGCTATTGATTAACGGCGAGAACCAGCGTTTCGACAACGATGCGCGTGGGACGATCGAGAACTTTGTCAGCGAGAACGACTGGTGCTGGATCAGCGTCAACCTCGACGAAGCCTATAACGATGTGACGCGTGTGCATCGCGATGTCCTGCACCGCAGAAATGCCTACCTGCTGGTCTTCGATGAGGTGGTGACCCCCGAGCCCGCCACTGTCGAGTGGTTGGCGCAGGTCCTGCCCGAGGCTACCTTCGAGGGAGATCGCATAGAGGTCGCAAGCGACATTGGCGAGCTTGCCATCCAGGCGCTGATTCCGGCAGATGCAGCCTTCTCGGTGCGCGAGCATACGGTGGAGCACTACGACATCTATACGACTCGTCTGAAGACCATGGCGTTCAAGACCGAAGGCACCAGGCAGAACTTCGTGGTCGCGCTTTTCCCGAACGCGACGGGCGAGCAGAATCCCGTGCAGTCGATCCGCACGGAAACCGGCGACAACGGGGAGACCGTCGTCATTGTGTCAGGTGCTGACTGGACCGACACCGTCACCTATGATTCGGCAGGCGTTCAGGCCGTACGCACGAGCGCCGATGGCAAAAAGACAGACTCTTTTAAAGCCGCCAGTAAGTAG
- a CDS encoding DUF4962 domain-containing protein encodes MLKIIRNASWAFTAVVGTAAMLHAEEVRPEPLTRAEAEARAADDIDYWRDAIAEGRPRLYYTPDQWAELPFRYEESEGRERELFETTLEFARTLLDKPAPAYKPPEAYVGKKRALRSAQAELWQRPIGDNMVVLSLAYHLTGEEAFAERLRDYVLTACSYPAWGLRSRKMHLAASHMARGVAVAYDWLPELWSEDEKALIRKTIEYHVSDIEHGLYGNVFWATALSNNHNHVSVAALGMCGVAFLDEIPDAAVWAGGALLDMERVVEYNNSDGSTPEGASYWNYSLNSITQFTAATHHVLDVEGLFESDFLRNAINYRLYSSAPDYIAVLPWGATSTQSNSGAILYALASHYDDSTGQFLADHMELSMPRHYSHRDHRLQSRRPQRAAESARLPSGRYRCGHLAQWLGRRRLRL; translated from the coding sequence TTGTTGAAAATAATCCGTAACGCCTCATGGGCGTTTACCGCGGTTGTCGGCACAGCCGCGATGCTCCATGCCGAGGAGGTCCGCCCAGAGCCGCTGACACGCGCCGAGGCAGAGGCGAGGGCGGCCGACGATATTGACTACTGGCGTGACGCTATCGCCGAGGGCCGTCCGCGCCTGTACTATACGCCCGATCAGTGGGCCGAGCTACCGTTCCGGTACGAAGAATCCGAGGGGCGTGAGCGCGAGCTGTTCGAGACGACATTGGAGTTTGCGCGCACACTGCTGGATAAGCCCGCTCCTGCCTATAAGCCGCCGGAAGCGTATGTGGGTAAAAAGCGCGCGCTGCGATCCGCGCAGGCCGAGCTCTGGCAGCGGCCAATCGGCGACAACATGGTTGTCCTGAGCCTGGCTTACCACCTCACCGGCGAGGAAGCCTTTGCCGAGCGCCTGCGCGACTATGTGCTCACGGCCTGCAGCTATCCCGCCTGGGGGCTCCGCTCGCGAAAGATGCATCTGGCGGCCAGTCACATGGCTCGGGGGGTTGCTGTCGCCTACGACTGGCTGCCCGAGCTGTGGAGCGAGGACGAAAAGGCGCTGATCCGCAAGACCATCGAGTACCACGTATCCGACATCGAGCATGGGCTGTACGGTAATGTTTTCTGGGCCACCGCGCTCTCAAATAACCACAACCACGTCAGTGTGGCTGCTCTGGGGATGTGCGGAGTGGCGTTTCTGGATGAGATCCCGGACGCGGCCGTCTGGGCTGGGGGTGCTCTCCTGGACATGGAGCGTGTGGTCGAGTACAACAACTCCGATGGCAGCACGCCGGAGGGCGCATCCTACTGGAACTACAGCTTAAACTCGATCACGCAGTTTACGGCGGCCACGCATCACGTGCTGGATGTGGAGGGACTTTTCGAGAGCGACTTCCTGCGTAACGCGATCAACTACCGCCTCTACAGCAGTGCGCCGGACTATATCGCCGTGCTCCCATGGGGGGCGACCAGTACTCAAAGCAACTCCGGGGCCATCCTCTATGCGCTGGCCAGCCACTATGATGACTCGACCGGCCAGTTCCTGGCCGATCACATGGAGTTGAGCATGCCACGCCACTACAGCCATCGCGACCATCGTCTACAATCCAGACGTCCCCAGCGTGCCGCCGAAAGTGCTCGACTACCATCTGGACGATATCGATGTGGTCACCTCGCGCAGTGGCTGGGAAGACGACGACTACGTCTTTAG
- a CDS encoding LacI family DNA-binding transcriptional regulator translates to MDKPRRNPTLKDIAEHTGFGRSTISLALRDSPSLPEKTRRIIQNAAKELGYRPNPLFSALMTRVRQRSQSIKENIALVTRLSEHPRNSSNKFFSILYEAISTQAERHGLGTEVFTYEPATPLPDQRLSQILLARGIRGLILFPGGSGSRKEYPELKWEEFATVLVGFGTRRESIHRVAADYMYDMDYAIRRSEAVGGKRIGLVLQTATDNLTDNAWFSRYLFYQSQLPAKQRLKPFFNKESVSASKQSLLRWYNQERPDVVISSDRYLIGAFRDVGVRIPQDLRAINLTKHEQDDSLAGIDPVTHEVGYAAVDLLLSLMQTNQIGIPQHPRTLTVKGAWSPGKSFPE, encoded by the coding sequence ATGGATAAGCCACGTAGAAACCCGACCCTGAAAGATATCGCTGAGCACACCGGCTTTGGGCGTTCAACGATATCGCTGGCCCTGCGCGACTCTCCGTCTCTGCCGGAGAAGACGCGCCGAATCATCCAGAATGCGGCGAAGGAGCTTGGATATCGCCCCAACCCGCTTTTTTCGGCGTTGATGACCCGGGTCCGTCAGCGCAGCCAGTCCATAAAGGAGAATATAGCTCTGGTCACCCGTCTCTCTGAGCATCCTAGAAACAGCAGCAACAAGTTCTTTAGCATCCTCTATGAGGCCATCTCCACGCAGGCTGAGAGGCATGGCCTCGGGACCGAGGTTTTTACCTATGAGCCTGCCACGCCGCTACCGGATCAGCGCCTTTCTCAGATACTGCTCGCGCGCGGCATCCGCGGCCTCATCCTCTTCCCTGGAGGTAGTGGGAGCAGAAAAGAATACCCGGAGCTGAAGTGGGAGGAGTTCGCCACAGTCCTCGTCGGCTTCGGAACGCGCCGCGAGTCGATCCACCGGGTCGCCGCTGACTACATGTACGACATGGACTATGCGATCCGGAGATCTGAAGCGGTCGGTGGCAAGCGTATCGGCCTGGTCCTCCAGACGGCCACCGACAACCTGACCGATAACGCCTGGTTCTCACGCTACCTGTTCTACCAAAGCCAGCTACCCGCCAAACAACGCCTTAAGCCTTTTTTCAACAAAGAGAGCGTATCGGCGAGTAAGCAAAGCCTGCTACGCTGGTATAACCAGGAAAGACCGGATGTCGTTATCAGCTCGGACAGATACCTCATCGGGGCATTCCGTGATGTGGGCGTCCGCATCCCGCAGGACCTTCGCGCCATCAACCTCACGAAGCATGAGCAAGACGACTCCCTCGCGGGCATAGACCCGGTAACGCATGAGGTCGGCTACGCCGCCGTGGACCTGCTCCTGTCACTGATGCAGACCAACCAGATCGGCATCCCCCAGCACCCACGCACCCTCACCGTAAAAGGCGCCTGGTCCCCCGGCAAATCATTCCCGGAGTAA
- a CDS encoding DCC1-like thiol-disulfide oxidoreductase family protein, whose product MKMSSTPVVRDPPGQPLLIWDGECGFCARWVGRLQRLTGKRMIYIPYQDLRGRFAEVGEGAFSEAVHLIEPDGSVYRGAGAAFLALSKAGGVWALGWRCYRVCGIFRRISEVIYRWVARNRHWLSRYTP is encoded by the coding sequence ATGAAGATGTCCTCAACGCCCGTCGTCCGTGATCCGCCCGGTCAGCCCTTGCTGATCTGGGACGGGGAGTGCGGCTTCTGCGCACGGTGGGTCGGCAGGCTCCAGCGCCTTACGGGCAAGCGGATGATCTACATTCCCTATCAAGACCTGCGTGGGCGCTTTGCAGAGGTGGGAGAGGGGGCTTTTTCTGAAGCCGTCCACCTGATCGAGCCCGACGGAAGCGTCTACCGGGGGGCGGGTGCGGCTTTTCTGGCCCTGTCAAAGGCCGGTGGCGTCTGGGCGCTGGGGTGGCGTTGCTATCGGGTGTGCGGTATCTTTCGGCGTATAAGCGAGGTCATCTACCGTTGGGTGGCTCGCAACCGCCACTGGCTCTCCCGCTATACACCTTAG